Proteins found in one Vicia villosa cultivar HV-30 ecotype Madison, WI unplaced genomic scaffold, Vvil1.0 ctg.002884F_1_1, whole genome shotgun sequence genomic segment:
- the LOC131640001 gene encoding NAD(P)H-quinone oxidoreductase subunit 1, chloroplastic encodes MIIDTMEVQDINCFYGLKSFKEVYGILWILVPILILVLGITISVLAIVWLEREISAGVQQRIGPEYAGPFGILQAVADGTKLLFKENLIPSRGDIRLFSIGPSISVISILISYSVIPFGYNFVLSDFNIGVFLWIAISSIAPIGLLMSGYGSNKKYSFLGGLRAAAQSISYEIPLTLCVLSISLRAIR; translated from the coding sequence ATGATAATTGATACAATGGAAGTCCAGGATATAAACTGCTTTTATGGATTGAAATCTTTCAAAGAGGTCTATGGAATTCTATGGATACTTGTACCAATTTTGATTCTTGTCTTGGGAATCACAATAAGTGTACTAGCAATTGTATGGTTAGAAAGAGAAATATCTGCGGGGGTACAACAGCGTATTGGACCTGAATACGCCGGTCCTTTTGGAATTCTTCAAGCTGTAGCAGACGGAACAAAACTACTATTCAAAGAGAATCTTATTCCATCTAGGGGAGATATTCGTTTATTCAGTATCGGACCATCCATATCAGTCATATCAATTCTAATAAGTTATTCAGTAATTCCCTTTGGCTATAACTTTGTTTTATCTGATTTCAATATAGGTGTTTTTTTATGGATTGCTATTTCGAGTATTGCTCCCATTGGACTTCTTATGTCAGGATATGGCTCTAATAAAAAATATTCCTTTTTGGGTGGTCTACGAGCTGCTGCTCAATCGATTAGTTATGAAATACCATTAACTCTATGTGTCTTATCAATATCTCTACGTGCGATTCGTTGA